The Mycolicibacterium arabiense genome has a window encoding:
- the mobF gene encoding MobF family relaxase, with amino-acid sequence MVMTLHKLTAGDGYLYLVRQVAAADSTERGRSTLADYYSAKGETPGRWTGRGLAALSDTGRCDVNAQIREQIWSVEEGSGVSEAQMRALYGEGLHPNAERIETYVAGRNMGTQKAASHLGRKFHVRDGEPEFARRLAVAFRDHNAEVGAHWNATIAPEIRADIRTRVAVELFAQQYGRPPADDRELSGFIARNTRARTTAVAGYDLTFSPVKSVSALWAIASLPVAEQIEAAHHAAVADVLQWLQDQATFTRTGTNGVAQVDTEGLIAAEFTHRDSRAGDPDLHTHVAISNKVSHVDANGVRRWMALDGQPLHRVTVAASELYNTRLEAHMIAGLNVPFVEQARGRGKRPVREIAGMSTELMARWSSRRAAIEARAAELAKAFQTDHGREPTNIEIIALAQQATLESREAKHEPRSLAEQRDVWRTQAVEVLGRDGLHQMLAGVLAGPDRARSAPVIDEEWIASRAGELVATVSETRATWQRHHVRAEALRMARAHDVAHDVALVERLTDTALGDAFSVPHARVADADLGEPVAMRRRDGASVYSRHGVEFYTSRETLAAERRILDAVHRGDGRVATAADVEMALADSAARGRTLNPGQAALVSEMATCGRRVALALAPAGTGKTTAMAALAHAWRSSGGHVIGLAPTADAAIVLGEDLGATTDTLDKYVWSADPAKAATSPVPEWFTHVGPETLIVVDEAGKAATAGLDAMITDALSKGASVRLVGDDGQLSSISAGGVLRDIAEATDALTLSEVVRFKSPAEAAAGLALHDADPAGIGFYIDRHRIHVGTDETAADMAYEAWRADLAAGGDSILLAPTNDVINELNARARADRLAADPEAARAATVVLADQLHGSVGDTIRTRKNNRRITIGRNDFVRNGYRYTITEVLPNGALKARHLRSGRIVTLPADYTAEHVTLGYAATIDSAQGLTAGRRDTKGTCHIVGSDMLTRQHLYVAMTRGTDENHLYLSTAEGDPHRLLSPKATHPETAVDVLTRILARDGAQVSATTAARQAADPAARLQAAADMYYDALGAAAENRLGTGARDRLDALADEVIPRLSQRDAWPVLRRNLSVLALGGADPRELLTEALAKGSVDDAADPAAVLDHRIDPAGTHSAGIGVLRWLPAVPRALADDPQWGGYLARREELVESLAEEIRERARGWTNATAPTWARPLITVNPALTAEIAVFRAATGVEEADTRLTGARQYPVRTRAVQALLQRHAAAGIGRRSADTTRWNDLIDAIDPRLRADAYWPQLAAQLAQATRTTPDLRQIITTAARQGPLPDELPAAALWWRIAGALSPTATLATTHSRLRPAWITDVDAVFGAALTETITSDPAWPGLVAAISAANPRTWTPRDLLHVAAEHLADASDEDHPIPPGDYARLITYTVDAFTHRLHARLGTDFQDLPVPDDAPPDPADEVLFPPDPEHPYAHIDEHPPFDDYFDIAPPDEFDAFEYGPQEFEDLRFEDLSANRPAPEWGITMETLISLRAVYRTVSEKIKTLDAEIRTGNGPALRAAADDLLRMRRQVDADRPYSHAVTAVMEQWADADAAYNDALLLVEHARAQLHLLRATPDADELDIASARQHLAFYTGLLPDQPPSLQFQQALADAQAARAAAAGGADKIVTERDVAAARGDAERADLTARAELSKRREALRRDIERADRDIASAFAAAQTATSDTLEQLLYSARSEVALLQVAGDLDLNRTPLQIPDAAVSALDAQTAGRLKSLAALPYRLAIVRADIADGETTAALSTLRSTANAGDRKVLWLAASDTSAATARGAELADTITTISHAHRQVSEQHWTLAPGAIVVIDDPATAEPDQLADIARHAAAADARVILLDHGASRGPSAPALQLLTHSLPSNSALTVGPVAPEDPLLAPTPAVTLADRLGRARLSEPWQQLLSQYDTAASAVRSAQRRHLALGWRTQTRSADRDPALGASIED; translated from the coding sequence ATGGTGATGACGCTGCACAAGCTGACTGCCGGGGACGGGTACCTGTACCTGGTTCGTCAGGTCGCTGCCGCTGACAGCACCGAGCGGGGCCGCTCCACACTGGCCGACTACTACTCGGCCAAGGGCGAGACGCCGGGCCGCTGGACGGGTCGCGGCCTGGCCGCTCTGTCCGACACCGGCCGCTGTGACGTCAACGCGCAGATCCGCGAGCAGATCTGGAGCGTCGAGGAGGGTTCCGGAGTCAGCGAAGCCCAGATGCGCGCCCTCTACGGCGAGGGGTTGCACCCCAACGCCGAGCGCATCGAGACCTATGTCGCCGGGCGCAACATGGGCACCCAAAAAGCGGCCAGCCACCTCGGCCGCAAGTTCCACGTACGTGACGGCGAACCTGAGTTCGCGCGACGCCTAGCGGTGGCCTTCCGCGATCACAACGCCGAAGTCGGCGCCCACTGGAACGCCACCATCGCCCCCGAGATACGTGCCGACATCCGGACACGCGTGGCGGTGGAGTTGTTCGCCCAGCAGTACGGTCGCCCGCCCGCCGATGACCGCGAACTGTCCGGGTTCATCGCCCGCAACACCCGCGCCCGCACCACCGCCGTGGCTGGTTACGACCTGACGTTCTCACCGGTGAAATCGGTGTCGGCACTGTGGGCGATCGCCTCGCTGCCGGTGGCCGAGCAGATCGAAGCGGCCCATCATGCGGCCGTCGCCGACGTCTTGCAGTGGCTGCAAGATCAAGCCACTTTCACCCGCACCGGCACCAACGGTGTGGCCCAGGTCGACACCGAAGGGCTCATCGCCGCAGAGTTCACCCACCGCGATTCCCGCGCCGGGGATCCCGACCTGCACACCCACGTGGCCATCTCCAACAAGGTGTCCCACGTCGACGCCAATGGCGTGCGTCGCTGGATGGCCCTGGACGGTCAGCCGCTGCACCGGGTCACCGTCGCAGCTTCGGAGCTGTACAACACACGGCTGGAAGCCCACATGATCGCTGGGCTCAATGTTCCGTTCGTCGAACAGGCCCGCGGCCGCGGTAAGCGTCCGGTCCGCGAAATCGCCGGAATGTCGACCGAATTGATGGCTCGGTGGTCGAGCCGACGCGCCGCGATCGAGGCCCGCGCAGCCGAGCTAGCCAAGGCGTTTCAGACCGATCACGGCCGCGAACCCACCAACATCGAGATCATCGCCCTGGCTCAGCAGGCGACCCTGGAATCGCGCGAAGCCAAGCACGAGCCACGCTCGCTGGCCGAGCAGCGCGACGTCTGGCGCACGCAAGCCGTTGAGGTCCTTGGGCGTGACGGTCTGCATCAGATGTTGGCCGGTGTACTCGCCGGCCCCGACCGTGCCCGCTCCGCGCCCGTCATCGACGAGGAGTGGATCGCGTCGCGCGCCGGCGAACTCGTCGCCACGGTGTCCGAAACCCGGGCCACCTGGCAGCGTCATCACGTGCGCGCCGAAGCGCTGCGGATGGCCCGCGCACACGACGTGGCGCACGATGTCGCATTGGTCGAGAGGCTCACCGATACCGCCCTCGGGGACGCGTTCTCAGTGCCGCATGCCCGCGTGGCCGACGCCGACCTGGGTGAGCCTGTCGCAATGCGTCGCCGCGACGGTGCCAGCGTCTACAGCCGTCACGGTGTGGAGTTCTACACCAGCCGCGAAACGCTGGCCGCCGAGCGTCGAATCCTGGATGCGGTGCATCGCGGCGACGGCCGTGTCGCGACCGCCGCCGATGTCGAAATGGCGCTCGCAGATTCGGCCGCGCGGGGTCGCACGCTCAATCCCGGTCAGGCTGCGCTGGTCTCGGAGATGGCCACCTGCGGGCGCCGTGTCGCGCTTGCGCTGGCCCCAGCAGGAACCGGCAAGACGACCGCGATGGCGGCGTTGGCGCATGCGTGGCGCAGCTCGGGCGGACACGTCATCGGTTTGGCCCCGACCGCCGACGCGGCGATCGTGCTCGGGGAGGACCTGGGCGCCACCACCGACACCTTGGACAAGTACGTGTGGTCGGCCGACCCGGCCAAGGCCGCGACGTCCCCCGTGCCCGAATGGTTCACCCACGTTGGGCCTGAGACGTTGATCGTGGTCGACGAGGCCGGCAAGGCCGCCACCGCCGGGCTGGACGCAATGATCACCGACGCACTGTCTAAGGGCGCCAGCGTGCGCCTGGTCGGTGATGACGGACAGCTCTCGTCGATCTCGGCCGGCGGGGTTCTGCGTGACATCGCCGAGGCCACCGACGCGCTCACCCTCAGCGAAGTGGTGCGGTTCAAATCCCCGGCCGAAGCGGCCGCCGGGCTCGCGCTACACGACGCCGACCCGGCCGGGATTGGCTTCTACATCGACCGCCACCGCATCCACGTCGGCACCGACGAGACCGCCGCCGACATGGCGTACGAGGCCTGGCGGGCCGACCTGGCTGCGGGTGGGGATTCCATCCTGCTCGCGCCGACCAACGACGTCATCAACGAACTCAACGCCCGCGCCCGTGCCGATCGATTGGCCGCCGACCCCGAAGCGGCACGGGCGGCCACGGTGGTGCTGGCCGATCAGCTGCACGGCAGCGTCGGAGACACCATCCGCACCCGCAAGAACAACCGCCGAATCACGATCGGCCGCAACGACTTCGTCCGCAACGGCTACCGCTACACCATCACCGAAGTCCTCCCCAATGGCGCGCTCAAGGCCCGTCATCTGCGCAGCGGGCGCATCGTCACACTGCCGGCGGACTACACCGCCGAGCACGTCACCCTGGGTTACGCGGCCACCATCGACTCCGCCCAAGGCTTGACCGCCGGCCGCCGAGACACCAAGGGCACCTGCCACATCGTCGGCTCGGACATGCTGACCCGCCAGCACCTCTACGTCGCGATGACTCGCGGCACCGACGAAAACCACCTATACCTCTCGACCGCCGAGGGCGACCCGCACCGGCTGCTCTCCCCCAAAGCCACCCACCCCGAGACCGCTGTCGACGTGTTGACCAGAATCTTGGCCCGAGACGGCGCACAGGTCTCTGCGACCACCGCCGCCCGACAGGCCGCCGATCCCGCCGCGCGTCTGCAGGCGGCAGCCGACATGTACTACGACGCGCTCGGCGCTGCCGCCGAGAACCGGCTGGGCACCGGGGCGCGGGACCGTCTCGACGCCTTGGCCGATGAGGTGATTCCCCGGCTCAGCCAGCGTGACGCCTGGCCGGTGCTGCGCCGCAACCTTTCGGTCCTGGCCCTCGGTGGTGCCGATCCGCGCGAGCTGCTGACTGAGGCGCTAGCCAAGGGCAGCGTCGATGACGCCGCCGACCCCGCGGCGGTGCTGGATCACCGCATCGACCCCGCCGGCACGCATTCCGCCGGAATTGGGGTCCTGCGCTGGCTTCCCGCCGTCCCCCGAGCATTGGCCGACGACCCGCAGTGGGGCGGCTATCTGGCCCGCCGCGAGGAACTGGTCGAGAGTTTGGCCGAGGAGATCCGCGAGCGCGCACGCGGCTGGACCAATGCGACCGCCCCTACCTGGGCGCGGCCCCTGATCACGGTCAATCCGGCTCTGACCGCCGAGATCGCGGTGTTCCGCGCCGCCACCGGTGTCGAAGAGGCTGACACCCGCCTCACCGGCGCCCGTCAGTACCCGGTGCGCACGCGCGCCGTCCAGGCCCTGCTGCAGCGCCACGCCGCCGCCGGCATTGGGCGGCGCAGTGCCGACACCACCCGGTGGAACGACCTCATCGACGCCATCGATCCGCGCCTGCGCGCCGATGCCTACTGGCCCCAACTGGCCGCTCAGCTCGCCCAGGCCACCCGCACCACCCCCGATCTGCGCCAGATCATCACCACCGCCGCACGCCAAGGCCCGCTGCCCGACGAGCTGCCCGCCGCGGCCCTGTGGTGGCGCATCGCTGGAGCCCTGTCCCCCACGGCCACCCTGGCCACCACCCATTCACGGCTGCGGCCCGCCTGGATCACCGACGTCGACGCCGTATTCGGCGCCGCGTTGACCGAAACCATCACCTCCGATCCCGCCTGGCCCGGTCTGGTCGCTGCCATCAGCGCGGCCAACCCACGAACGTGGACGCCCCGCGACCTGCTCCACGTCGCCGCCGAACACCTCGCCGACGCCAGCGACGAGGACCACCCAATCCCGCCCGGCGACTACGCCCGCCTGATCACCTACACCGTCGATGCATTCACCCACCGCCTCCACGCCCGCCTTGGCACCGACTTCCAGGACCTGCCCGTCCCCGATGACGCCCCGCCGGATCCCGCCGACGAAGTCCTCTTCCCGCCCGACCCCGAGCACCCCTACGCGCACATCGACGAGCACCCGCCCTTCGACGATTACTTCGACATCGCCCCGCCCGATGAATTCGACGCATTCGAATACGGGCCCCAGGAATTCGAGGATCTCCGATTCGAAGACCTGTCAGCAAATCGCCCTGCACCGGAATGGGGCATCACCATGGAAACACTCATTTCGTTGCGCGCCGTATACCGGACTGTCAGCGAGAAAATAAAAACTTTGGACGCCGAAATTCGCACCGGAAACGGCCCGGCGCTACGCGCCGCCGCCGACGATCTGCTGCGCATGCGCCGCCAAGTCGATGCCGATCGCCCCTACAGCCACGCCGTCACCGCGGTGATGGAGCAGTGGGCCGACGCCGACGCCGCATACAACGACGCCCTGCTCCTGGTCGAACACGCCCGAGCCCAACTCCACCTCCTGCGGGCCACCCCCGATGCTGACGAACTCGACATCGCCTCCGCCCGCCAGCACCTCGCCTTTTACACCGGTCTGCTCCCCGATCAGCCGCCGTCGCTGCAGTTCCAGCAGGCCCTCGCCGACGCCCAGGCCGCCCGGGCCGCCGCCGCCGGCGGTGCCGACAAGATCGTCACCGAGCGCGACGTCGCCGCCGCACGCGGCGACGCCGAACGCGCGGACCTGACCGCCCGCGCCGAACTCAGCAAGCGACGTGAGGCGCTGCGCCGCGACATCGAACGCGCCGACCGCGACATCGCCAGCGCGTTCGCCGCCGCTCAGACCGCGACCTCCGACACCCTCGAGCAGCTTCTGTACTCGGCACGCTCCGAAGTGGCTCTCCTCCAGGTCGCCGGTGACCTCGACCTCAACCGCACTCCCCTGCAGATCCCCGACGCGGCTGTCTCGGCACTCGACGCCCAAACAGCCGGCCGACTCAAATCCCTAGCGGCACTGCCATATCGACTCGCCATCGTCCGCGCCGACATCGCAGACGGGGAGACAACCGCGGCGCTCTCCACCCTGCGCAGCACCGCCAACGCCGGTGATCGCAAGGTCTTGTGGCTCGCAGCGAGCGATACCAGCGCGGCGACGGCCCGTGGCGCCGAGCTGGCCGACACCATCACCACGATCAGTCACGCCCACCGCCAGGTCAGCGAGCAGCACTGGACTCTGGCGCCCGGGGCCATCGTCGTGATCGACGACCCCGCCACCGCCGAACCCGATCAGCTCGCAGACATCGCCCGCCACGCCGCCGCGGCCGACGCTCGGGTGATCCTCCTCGACCACGGCGCCAGCCGTGGGCCCAGCGCCCCCGCGCTGCAGCTCCTCACTCACTCGCTGCCGTCGAACTCTGCGCTCACGGTGGGCCCGGTCGCGCCCGAAGATCCGCTCCTGGCACCCACTCCGGCGGTCACCCTGGCCGACCGCCTCGGCCGCGCACGCCTCAGCGAACCGTGGCAGCAGCTGCTCAGCCAGTACGACACCGCAGCCTCGGCGGTCCGCTCCGCCCAACGTCGTCACCTCGCCCTGGGGTGGCGTACCCAGACCCGCTCGGCCGACCGCGACCCCGCCCTCGGCGCCAGCATCGAGGACTAA
- the nrdH gene encoding glutaredoxin-like protein NrdH gives MSTTATVTVYTKPACVQCNATYKALEKQGVDYSVVDITTTTPEARDYVLALGYLQAPVVVAGDEHWSGFRPDRIKALTHAAAA, from the coding sequence ATGAGCACCACGGCAACGGTCACCGTCTACACCAAGCCCGCATGCGTCCAATGCAACGCGACCTACAAGGCGCTCGAAAAACAAGGCGTCGACTACTCGGTCGTCGACATCACCACCACCACCCCCGAGGCGCGCGACTACGTGCTGGCCCTGGGCTACCTCCAGGCCCCCGTCGTGGTCGCCGGCGACGAGCACTGGTCGGGTTTCCGGCCAGACCGGATCAAGGCACTCACCCACGCCGCCGCCGCGTAA